The Trinickia caryophylli genomic sequence ATACGATCATGACTCTCATCGTTACCGGTGCCGCCGGCTTCGTCGGCAGCAACATCGTCAAGGCGCTCAACGAGCGTGGCGAGACGCGCATCATTGCCGTCGACAACCTCACGCGCGCGGACAAATTCAAGAACCTCGTCGATTGCGAGATCGACGATTACCTCGACAAGTCGGATTTCGTCGAACGCTTCGTGCGCGGCGATTTCGGCAAGGTGCGTGCCGTCTTTCACGAAGGCGCCTGCTCGGACACGATGGAAACCGACGGCCGCTACATGATGGACAACAACTTCCGCTACAGCCGCGCCGTGCTCGACGCATGCCTCGCGCAGGGGGCCCAGTTCCTCTACGCGTCCTCGGCGGCGATCTACGGCGGCTCGAGCCGCTTCGTCGAAGACCGCGAGGTCGAGGCACCGCTCAATGTCTATGGCTATTCGAAGTTTCTCTTCGATCAACTGATCCGCCGCGTGCTGCCGGGTGCGAAAAGCCAGATCGCGGGCTTTCGCTACTTCAACGTGTACGGTCCGCGGGAAAACCACAAGGGCCGGATGGCGTCCGTGGCGTTCCACAACTTCAACCAGTTTCGCGCCGAGGGCAAGGTCAAGCTCTTCGGCGAATACAACGGCTACGCAGCCGGCGAGCAGACGCGCGACTTCGTCTCGGTGGAAGACGTGGCCAAGGTCAATCTGTTCTTCTTCGACCACCCCGAGACGTCGGGCATCTTCAATCTCGGCACGGGTCGCGCCCAGCCGTTCAACGATATCGCTTCCACGGTCGTCAATACGCTGCGCGCGCTCGATAATCAGCCGCCGCTGTCGCTCGCCGAGATGGTGCAGCGTGGGCTCGTCGAGTATGTCCCGTTTCCCGACGCATTGCGCGGCAAGTACCAGTGCTTCACGCAGGCGGACCTCACGCGCCTGCGCGCGGCCGGCTACGACGCGCCGTTCCTGACCGTGCAAGAAGGCGTCGATCGCTACGTGCGTTGGCTGTTCGGCCAGCTGTAAGCCGGTCGGGCGTTTGCCTACACTGGGGTTTCTCTGACGGCCCGCATCGGTGTGCCGGCCGTTCCGCCCAACGGAGGTCCCAGTGTTCAAACGATTTCTGCTGTTCACTTTTTTTGCTTCCGCGATCGGCTCGGCCGTTGCCGCCGTCCCGATCGATGTCAATGCGGCCAACGAAGCCGCCTTGCGCAGTCTCAAAGGCATCGGCCCGGTCAAGGCGCGCGCGATTGTGGAAGAGCGCGCCGCGCATGGCCCGTTCAAGGACGCGGCCGACCTGGCCGCGCGGGTCAAAGGGCTCGCTGGCCCCACGCTCGAGCGCCTGCGCAACGAGGGGCTCGCGATCGGCGACTTCCCTGTTCTCGCACCCACTGACGCCGCGCACGTCGCTCCGCGTGCGTCGGCGCGTACCGCCGCCCTGGCCATGAGGCCGTAGCGCCCTGCGTTTCCTCGCTTCGATGTTTGTGCGGCGAGTGTTGGCAGGCAGGCACAGGTCTGCGGCACGTCGTCCCGCCCCCGGGGCTCCTTCACCGTCTGTCGTATGACGGCTTCCCGCGCATCGTCGCGGGCTTTTTGCTTGGGACGCGTGCGTCGCGTCCCTCGGCGGCGGCACCGGCCGGGTCCTTCGCTCAGGGTGTGTCCGAGTGCGGCAAACCCATGAGAGGCGTGTGGGCGTACGGTGCTTTACAATCGTCACAATCCGGGATAGCCCATCCAATGACGAAACGGCGCATCCGCGCAACCGCCCATGCCTTACAAAACCATAGAAGATACCGTCGGCAATACGCCGCTCGTCCAACTCGTGCGCTTGCCCGATGACGAAATCCGCAGCCGCAACAACGTGGTGCTGGCCAAACTGGAGGGGAACAACCCGGCCGGCTCGGTCAAGGATCGTCCGGCGCTTTCGATGATCAAGCATGCCGAGGCGCGCGGCCGTATCAAGCCTGGCGATACGCTGATCGAATCGACGAGCGGCAATACGGGCATCGCGCTCGCGATGGCGGCCGCGATCCGTGGCTACAGGATGATTCTCGTGATGCCGGAGGATCTCTCGGTCGAGCGGCGCCAAAGCATGGCCGCTTACGGCGCGGAGATTCTCCTTACCCCGGTCAAGGGCGGCATGGAGTACGCGCGCGACCTCGCCGAACAGATGCAGCGCGAGGGCAAGGGTGTCATCCTCGATCAATTCGCGAATCCCGACAATCCGCTTGCCCATTACGACGCCACGGGGCCCGAAATCTGGCGCGACACCGAGGGCCGGGTCACGCATTTCGTGTCCTCGATGGGCACCACCGGCACGATCATGGGCGTCTCGCGCTACCTGAAGGAGAAGAACGCCGCGATCGAAATCGTCGGAGCGCAGCCCGAGGAAGGGTCGCGCATTCCAGGCATCCGCAAGTGGCCCGAGGCCTATTTGCCGAAGATCTTCGATCGCAGCCGTATCGATCGCGTGGAAAACGTCTCGCAGTCGGCAGCCGAAGCCATGGCGCGC encodes the following:
- the rfaD gene encoding ADP-glyceromanno-heptose 6-epimerase encodes the protein MTLIVTGAAGFVGSNIVKALNERGETRIIAVDNLTRADKFKNLVDCEIDDYLDKSDFVERFVRGDFGKVRAVFHEGACSDTMETDGRYMMDNNFRYSRAVLDACLAQGAQFLYASSAAIYGGSSRFVEDREVEAPLNVYGYSKFLFDQLIRRVLPGAKSQIAGFRYFNVYGPRENHKGRMASVAFHNFNQFRAEGKVKLFGEYNGYAAGEQTRDFVSVEDVAKVNLFFFDHPETSGIFNLGTGRAQPFNDIASTVVNTLRALDNQPPLSLAEMVQRGLVEYVPFPDALRGKYQCFTQADLTRLRAAGYDAPFLTVQEGVDRYVRWLFGQL
- a CDS encoding ComEA family DNA-binding protein; its protein translation is MFKRFLLFTFFASAIGSAVAAVPIDVNAANEAALRSLKGIGPVKARAIVEERAAHGPFKDAADLAARVKGLAGPTLERLRNEGLAIGDFPVLAPTDAAHVAPRASARTAALAMRP
- the cysM gene encoding cysteine synthase CysM, which gives rise to MPYKTIEDTVGNTPLVQLVRLPDDEIRSRNNVVLAKLEGNNPAGSVKDRPALSMIKHAEARGRIKPGDTLIESTSGNTGIALAMAAAIRGYRMILVMPEDLSVERRQSMAAYGAEILLTPVKGGMEYARDLAEQMQREGKGVILDQFANPDNPLAHYDATGPEIWRDTEGRVTHFVSSMGTTGTIMGVSRYLKEKNAAIEIVGAQPEEGSRIPGIRKWPEAYLPKIFDRSRIDRVENVSQSAAEAMARRLASVEGIFAGISSGGACEVALRLARQLENATIVFIVCDRGDRYLSTGVFPA